A genomic segment from Halomonas sp. GD1P12 encodes:
- a CDS encoding ABC transporter ATP-binding protein, with protein MSALLEVRELGKVYRRFPNELWRIVSWFSSVAPAAETWVLRDIGFDIAAGEAVGIVGQNGAGKSTLLKMITGTLVPSEGYVRTRGRIAAILELGMGFNGELTGRQNVLHSAGLMGFGRADISAAMDDIEAFAEIGDYFDKPMRVYSSGMQMRVAFSVATAFRPDILIVDEALSVGDAYFQHKSFDRIREFQRLGTSLLIVSHDKAAIQSLCDRAILLEKGRVLQDGPPQDVMDYYNALIAQKENDNVEIKPLETGQIQTRSGSGEARIERVSLHGENGAAIDVADVGQPVELQVAVSIHAPLAELVLGYKLKDRVGQDVFGTNTWHTHQVERDVAAGERLIYRLRFDANLGPGSYSVSLSLHSGDTHLSHNYQWVDHALVFQMINAEKDFFLGSSWVMPVIQCQRHGAPYPASNESA; from the coding sequence ATGAGCGCGCTTTTGGAAGTACGCGAGCTTGGCAAGGTGTACCGCCGGTTTCCCAACGAGCTGTGGCGCATCGTGAGCTGGTTTAGTTCGGTCGCGCCCGCCGCCGAAACCTGGGTGCTACGCGATATCGGCTTCGACATCGCCGCCGGCGAAGCGGTGGGGATCGTCGGGCAAAACGGCGCGGGCAAAAGCACGCTGCTCAAGATGATCACCGGCACGCTCGTCCCCAGTGAAGGCTATGTGCGCACCCGCGGGCGCATCGCGGCGATTCTGGAGCTCGGCATGGGCTTCAACGGCGAGCTGACCGGGCGCCAGAACGTGCTGCACTCGGCGGGGCTGATGGGCTTTGGCCGAGCCGATATCAGCGCGGCAATGGACGACATCGAAGCCTTTGCCGAAATCGGCGACTATTTCGACAAGCCCATGCGCGTTTACTCCAGCGGTATGCAGATGCGCGTCGCCTTTTCGGTGGCCACCGCCTTTCGCCCCGACATTTTGATCGTCGATGAAGCGCTTTCGGTCGGCGACGCCTACTTTCAGCACAAAAGTTTCGACCGCATTCGCGAGTTCCAGCGGTTGGGCACGTCGCTTCTGATCGTCTCCCACGACAAGGCCGCGATTCAGAGCCTTTGCGACCGTGCCATCCTGCTGGAAAAGGGGCGGGTGCTCCAGGACGGCCCGCCCCAGGACGTCATGGATTACTACAACGCGCTGATCGCGCAAAAAGAAAACGATAACGTCGAGATCAAACCGCTCGAGACCGGCCAGATCCAGACCCGCTCTGGCAGCGGCGAAGCCCGCATCGAACGCGTCAGCCTGCACGGTGAAAACGGAGCGGCCATCGACGTGGCCGATGTCGGCCAGCCGGTCGAGCTGCAGGTAGCGGTCAGCATTCACGCACCGCTTGCCGAGCTTGTGCTGGGGTACAAGCTCAAGGACCGGGTCGGCCAGGACGTGTTCGGCACCAACACCTGGCACACCCACCAGGTCGAGCGAGACGTGGCAGCGGGCGAGCGCTTGATCTACCGGCTGCGTTTTGACGCCAACCTTGGCCCAGGCAGCTACTCGGTGTCGCTGTCACTTCACAGTGGCGACACCCATTTGAGCCACAACTACCAGTGGGTCGACCACGCGCTGGTGTTTCAAATGATCAACGCCGAAAAGGACTTTTTCCTCGGCAGCAGCTGGGTCATGCCGGTGATCCAGTGTCAGCGTCACGGCGCGCCCTATCCAGCCTCCAACGAGTCAGCGTAA
- a CDS encoding ABC transporter permease: MLASLKGAWRYRQFIATSIRHELVTRFARSRIGGAWMIIHPLAMVLIYALVLSKVLSAKLPGIESQYAYAIYLTAGMLGWSLFSELLTRCLGIFIDNANLMKKLVFPKVALPLIVTGSCLINNLALFLVTLVVFAALGHFNAATLAWVMVLTGITVLLGLGLGMTLGILNVFLRDIGQLMPIVLQFLFWFTPVVYPAEIVPQALQTLIAFNPLYHLVGAYHDVLAYGQAPSLVALATLTALGLGLVLFSALLFERASPEMVDAL; the protein is encoded by the coding sequence ATGCTTGCATCCCTCAAGGGAGCCTGGCGTTATCGCCAGTTCATCGCCACCTCGATTCGCCATGAGTTGGTGACGCGCTTTGCCCGAAGCCGCATCGGCGGTGCCTGGATGATTATCCACCCGCTGGCCATGGTGCTCATCTACGCGCTGGTGCTATCAAAGGTGCTGTCGGCGAAACTGCCCGGTATCGAAAGCCAGTACGCCTACGCCATTTACCTCACCGCGGGCATGCTGGGGTGGAGTCTTTTCAGTGAACTGCTCACTCGCTGTCTGGGGATTTTCATCGACAACGCCAATCTGATGAAAAAACTGGTCTTTCCCAAGGTGGCGCTGCCGCTGATCGTGACCGGTTCGTGTTTGATCAATAACCTGGCGCTGTTTCTGGTCACGCTGGTGGTGTTCGCAGCGCTTGGCCATTTCAACGCTGCCACCCTGGCCTGGGTGATGGTGCTCACCGGTATCACGGTGCTTCTGGGCCTGGGGCTTGGCATGACGCTGGGCATACTCAACGTGTTTCTTCGCGATATCGGCCAGCTCATGCCCATCGTGCTGCAGTTTCTGTTCTGGTTCACGCCGGTGGTCTATCCCGCCGAGATCGTCCCCCAGGCGCTGCAAACGCTGATCGCCTTCAACCCCTTGTACCACCTGGTAGGCGCCTACCACGACGTGCTCGCCTACGGGCAGGCACCCTCGCTTGTGGCCCTGGCGACTTTGACGGCGCTGGGCTTGGGCCTTGTGCTCTTTAGCGCGCTGCTATTCGAGCGGGCGAGCCCGGAAATGGTGGACGCCCTATGA